The Akkermansia sp. RCC_12PD genome contains the following window.
CCGCCCAACCCTCCCGCTCCACTCCCTGACAATGAGCCCGACCATGAAACAAACCCGCCTGTTGTTCCTGTCCGCCAGCGCCCTTCTGGCCGCAGTCCACTTCCCCGCCTCGCGCGCGGAAGGCGTCATCACGCTCAAATCCGGAGAAAGCCTGCCCGGACAGATAGGAACCCTGCAGGGCCAGTACCTGAACATACAGTCCAGAATCCTTTCCCGCCCGGTGGATATCAAGTTGGAGGAACTGGACCAAATCACCTCTTCCGTGCCCCTGTCCGTTCCGGAACAGTTTTCCATCATCAGGCTGGAAAACGGTGACGAGTTATACGGCACGCTCAAATCCCTGGACTCCGAAAGCCTTCAATTGGAAACCTCCTGGGGCGGACTGCTTCCCGTCAACAGAAGCCACGTGCGGTACATCGGCTTCGACAAGCAGAAAGCCTATCTGCGCAATGCCACGGCATCCCTCCAAGGATGGACATCCACAGGCAATAGCATGCTGCCGGAATGCCGCAACGGCTCCTGGATCATGCGCGGCTCCAACAATACGGAACTGCAAACCAAATTCGACATGCCGTCCCGGCTGCATGTCCAATTCTCCGTTTATCACACCAATTCTTTCCGAGTCCATGTCTTCCTGTGGAACGACGCTAATTCCCAAAACAAGGTGGAACTGACCGTTTCCCTGGAAAAGGCGGAGCTGATCAAGATCAGCTCCGGTTATCACAAGACCATAGGAAGAGTCAAAAGGCAGACAGAAAGGAACTGGTACGCTGACAAGGGGATAAAGCGTTCCGACGTGCAGTTTTACGCAGACCGGGAAAAAGGGAATTACTACCTTTACCTCAACGGGAAACAGATCGCCCGGTGGGAAGAAGGCAAGGAATTGCAGAACATCTTTGACAACGAGGAAGCCGATGAGAAGGAAGAAGCCGGAAAAGATGCCAAAACCCGCGAATTCAAGCCCGGCAACCACTTTGGCATCCGCGGCTACGATTCCCAGAACATGGCCCTGACCAACATGAACGTACTGGAGTGGAACGGCGCCCTCCCCTATCCTCCGGAGGAACAGGACATCGTCGGTAAATACGATAGGGAATCCTCCACGGACAAGGTGATGCTGGTGAACGGGGACGTACTCCGCGGCAGCATTTCCCTTCAGGAAGACGGCAGAATCCGTGTCAAGTCCGGCCTTTACGACGTCATGGTGCCGACCTCCAGGGTGCGTTCACTGAACCAGAAGAAGGAAGATGAGAAAAAAACGGCGCAGGACAATTCCGACGTGCGCGTTTTTCTGGCCGACCAGAGCATCGTTTCCATCAGACTGGACGCCGTCAGGGACGGCCGACTGGAGGGGCATTCCTCCGCACTCGGCAAAGTCAGCATCCCTATCCAGTCCTTGCGGAAAGTCCTGTTCAATCTCCAGAGTCCGGAACTTAAAAAACAGCGTGAAAATCCGTTCCTCGGCAGGTAGCTGCTTTTCGGGGAAAAAGGCTGCATGGTACACCCTTCCTTGCTACTCCGACGCGAAAAAACGTTACGGAGCAGTGCCGGAAAACCTAATTCCCCTCCATCTCCTCCGCACGACGCACGGCTCTTTTCACGGCCTGAATCCACGCATTGCGGAAGCCGCATTCATCCAGCGCATTCAGGGCGGCAATCGTGGTGCCGCCGGGGGACGTGACAGCATCTCGGAGAGCCATAGGATGTTCTCCCGTCTGTTCCACCATCAGGGCGGATCCGAGCATGGTGCCGGCGGCCAGTTCCAGGGCCGTTTTCCTGGGCAGGCCCATGGCCACTCCGGCATCGGAAAGGGCGTCCAGGGCCGTGAACATGTAGGCGGGACCGCAGCCGGAAATGGCGGAAACGGCGTTCATCCGGGATTCCTCCACCTTGAAAACGGAGCCGCAGCCGGACAACAGGCGGCGAGCCGCTTCTTCATCCTCATCCGTGACGGCTGTTCCCGTACTGTAGGCAATGACCCCGGAAAGCACCATGCATGGGGTATTGGGCATGGCGCGCACGATTCGCGTTCCATCGCTGGCGCAGGCTTCCATGTCATCCAGGGAAATGGCGGCGGCTATGGATATCAACAGCGGCAGCTCTGCGCCGCGCTCGGAGAGGGAGGAGATAAGAGGCAGAATTCCATGCGGTTTCACAGCCAGGATAAGAACTTCCACCGCATCCGCCGCGACTGCCTCCGTGGGCGCCTCATGAACGCCGGGGTATTCCTCCTGAAGGGCCTGCACGTTTTCATGGTGGTGGTCGTACACCCAGACTTCTTCCGGAACCACTGCTCCGGCTTTCAGCATGCCCCTCAGCAGGGCTCCGCCCATTTTTCCCAGTCCAATGATACCTGTTTTCATGATTGAAGATTTTTTAAGGTCAAAAACACAAGAGATTTATAGAAAATAAAATACTGGTTACGATCATAAAATTGAAAGGGAACGATGATCAATTCCCTTTGCAGAAGCAGCCTTCCACATGGTCATTCACAAAGCCTGCTGCCTGGAAAAAAGCGTAGCACATCGTTGAACCGAAGAATTTGAATCCCCTTTTTTTCATGTCCCTGCTCATGGCATCCGACTCGGGAGATGTGGCGGGGATTTGGCTCAGGGTCTTGAAATTGTTTACAACAGGCTGCCGTTTCGGGAAGAATGACAAGACATACTTGTAGAAACTGCCAAACTCTTTCTGAATATCCATAAATAATTTTGCATTATTGACCGTGCTATTGATTTTCAGCCGGTTTCTGACGATTCCGTCAAATTGCATCAACCGATCGATGTCTTCTGGAGTCATTTGAGCTACTTTCTCCACATCAAAACCGTGAAAGGCTTCCCGGTATCCTTCGCGTTTCCGGAGGATAGTAATCCAGGCTAATCCCGCCTGGGCGCTTTCAAGTACCAGAAATTCAAACAGGATCTTGTCATCCGTAACGGGTTTTCCCCATTCTTCATCATGGTATTTTACATATAGTTCGTCTGTTCCTGCCCAGCCGCAACGTGCATTGATGATGTCTTCCATACGTCTCCAGGTTAAAATTCCTTTTTTCTGAACAGCCATGCGGCCAGCGTCATATGAAAGACGAAGTAGCCCAGCGTAATCAGCGCCAGACTGCCGAAGAGGGAAAGGGGAATTACCTGCCCGTTCAGGGCGGAATCCGTCACGGAATAAATCTGGAAATTCGGAAAAATGAGGGAGAAGAGCTTGCCGCCCATTACCTCCCACCAGGACAGGCCGCCCGTTCCGGAGCCCATCCACATGGAGAGCGCCTGTGTCTGGAACAGGCCCGCCAGATAAACCATGAACGTCAGCAGCGCGCTGATGATGGTGCCGTTGGTAATGCAGGACATCAGCAGGGTCAAGGAGGAAAGAACCACGAATTCGCACATCATCACGCCCAGTCCCACCTGGACGTTCCAGGTAGCGCCCTGCAGGCGTATCCTGTCCAGATAAGGCTGCATTTCCTCCACGGTATAACGGCCTTTCAGGGCGGCCATCTGTTCGGCCACGACCGTATCCGTGCGGAGCCAGAGCACCAGTGTCATGACCGCATCCATCAGTAGCACGGCAATCAGCGTCAGGGCCAGCACCCCCAGCACCTTCCCCATCAGGTAGTCGATGCGCGGCACGGGCTTGCACAGGATGGTGTACAGGATGCGGTCCTCCGCATCCTTGGGAATGATCAGCGCCGTGGCGGCCACGCAGAAGAACAGGCCGAACACCCGCATGGCTCCGTACGCCGAGTTTTTCAGCAGGACAAGTTCATTGATTCCCCCCGTTTCCGGCCCCAGCACCTCGCTCAGCCGGAAGGAACTCAGGGCCAGCAGAGCCAGGGCAAACAGCCCAAGGAAAAGAAACACCTTCATGCGGACCAGCTGCGTGAAGGTGGTACCGGCGATTACGGCCATGCGCCCGGGCGAAGGTATATAACCGGAGGTAATCCATGCCATGCGGACCATTTTGCCGGATTCCTCTTTAAATAAAAGAGCTTTTTATTTCATGTGCATGAACTCCTTCCTTCTTGAAGAAAACGCCGGCGCGTGGTCTCATGGAGCGCAGATGAGTTTACGATCCCAACTGGAAGAATTGCTGCCGGAGCTTTTGCCGTCCGATCCGGCCCAGGCCATCAAGGGAACCGAACTCATACGCCTGGTACGGCTGAGGCTGGGCGAAGAATATTCCGACGCCTCGCTGCGTTACCATTTTTCCTTCATGGCCTCCGATCCTGATTCGGAAATCGCCAAGGTAGAGCGCGGCCAGGGCTATTACAGACGCCAGCGGGACCGCGGCGGCAAGTCCGCCGCCAGAGGGCTTCTGCCCCTGTTTCTGGGGGAAGGAGAATCCGACGCGCTGAATTGCCGCGCCAGGGCTCTGGCGCTGGCCGTGCGGCAATACGATACCACGGGGCGCGGGGTCTTCGTTTTCAGCACCAGTGAAACGGGCTCCTCCTGGACGAAACCGGACCTGGCCGTCGTGGAATGGCCGGAAGGGGAGTGGGAGGGAAACGCCCTGGTGTTTGACAGGAGCGCTCTGGAACGCCGCCGCATGATCGGAGCGCCCATGATGGGCATCCGGGGCGTCTGCGTCGCCTGCATGCCGGAGGGGGAAGAGGCCAGGAAGGAATTTTTCCGTACCCTGGCCACGTCCCGGTGGGCCCAGTGCGGGGAACTCGTTATCGTCGGAGAACTGCCGGACGACTCCGAATGCGCGGAACTGCGCGGACTGGCCGCCGAGTTCGGCGTGGGCGTGATCTGCCTGGAAATTGCGGAAGAACGCCTGTGCGAGCTGCCGGGAGCGGAAGAAATTTTCAAGGCAGGGGACGAGGAATGCGCCTCGCTTCTGGCGGAGCTCACCCCCATCCGCCTGGCCGCAGGACGCGTGAAAGCCCTGGAAGCGGACACAGGGGAGACACTGGGAGGGGAATTCGGTGCCCTGTTCGACTGGCTGGCCGCCTGCCTGGAACGCGGAAGCGTGGAGGAGTACGAGTTCAGAGTCTCCTGCTACTGAACAAAACAGAGAGATTCTTGACAGAGAGACCTTATTGAATTAAAGATTTTCCCGCCCCCCATTATCCCTCATGGAACAAGAAACTCTGGTTTATCCTCTTGCAGACAATACCGTCCTGCAAGGCAAATACACGATCCTGAATGTACTCAACGCCGGCGGCTTCGGCATCACCTACCTGGCGCTGGACAATCCGAATTCCCGCTATGTGGTCATCAAGGAATGCATGCCTGACGCCTATGCCTACCGGGA
Protein-coding sequences here:
- the proC gene encoding pyrroline-5-carboxylate reductase, giving the protein MKTGIIGLGKMGGALLRGMLKAGAVVPEEVWVYDHHHENVQALQEEYPGVHEAPTEAVAADAVEVLILAVKPHGILPLISSLSERGAELPLLISIAAAISLDDMEACASDGTRIVRAMPNTPCMVLSGVIAYSTGTAVTDEDEEAARRLLSGCGSVFKVEESRMNAVSAISGCGPAYMFTALDALSDAGVAMGLPRKTALELAAGTMLGSALMVEQTGEHPMALRDAVTSPGGTTIAALNALDECGFRNAWIQAVKRAVRRAEEMEGN
- a CDS encoding DNA-3-methyladenine glycosylase I; this encodes MEDIINARCGWAGTDELYVKYHDEEWGKPVTDDKILFEFLVLESAQAGLAWITILRKREGYREAFHGFDVEKVAQMTPEDIDRLMQFDGIVRNRLKINSTVNNAKLFMDIQKEFGSFYKYVLSFFPKRQPVVNNFKTLSQIPATSPESDAMSRDMKKRGFKFFGSTMCYAFFQAAGFVNDHVEGCFCKGN